GGAGGAAATATGTGATAGTGATCAATAAATAACCAAATACTGATGAGATTATGATGTTGGAGAGCAGAGAGTTTGTTAATGGCGACCGTTTGCGCCATGTAAGTATTGACATATGGTGGAAGAGTAAGTGTGTCACCAACAATGGTTTCCGTGGGAGATTGATTCAACACGAAAGAGCCTCTTCTGCTTCGTGTGTCGACTGCTGCACTTCGTCAACCCCTCAAGCCGATGATCTGGTCTTACTGGGCCAACTAGTTGCCGAGGCGACATTGTGCTCGTGGACCACGCCCCTCAGCTCCACCATTAGGCGTTGGTgctcactaccctatatatgtatatgtataatgttattttatagGTCTTGACACACAAGTTGCACGGACGAGCACGCATACATATATTTGTTACGGAGATTTCTTGCTCTTTCTGTCACACTAAAATAATCAATTTCTTTGCTCTTTCTGTCATAACTTGCATATACTATTAGCTAGTACGGGAGATGATGAAAGTATAGATTGTATATAGTAATTTATTTCTTGTAATCATTCACTTTTTCATCTCCTCTCACTTTCTCATTTCTTTTCTATTTATCTCTCAAGCTTGCACataatatactagtagtagtattttttgtcCTAGTGGAGGGAGGATTTTCTTTAAATTCTCGATTGAAATTCTTGAGTTTTAAGGTTGTATTCGTTCAATTGTTAGATCAGAAGCCATGGTGGAGACGCGATGAAGCTCTTCTGGCTCCAAGCACACCCTGACTGATCCCTCACCTACTCCACTCAACGCCAAGCGATCCTGATAACAAAGTTCTTGGGAGCTCTAAATAAAGCGTCCAACACTTGAAATGTATGTATTGCGAAGCAATAACGACATTCTTGGTGGTCTCACTGTCCGTTAACGCGATTGAGGAGCTCATGCTTGACAGTGCAGCCCCAATGTTAGAGTCACTGACAGCCAAATTGTCGTGCTGCTGCAACTCACCAACTAGGCTCATGGGTGAAATATATttctaaaatatttatttgttttacttgAGAAAAAATTATACCTAGAGTTATATTGGTAGAATGGAGGACCTGTATGCataatatcaattttattggtCCGGGCACGCACATTGCACGGACGCTACACCTGTACATATGTATAATAATTAGCAATATTAAAGGGTTAGCATAGAGTTAGTTAAGATAGCATTATGCCCTAAATTAAGATTCCATAAAAGCATTAACTCAAAGAAAGCAAATGTATTTCAAATCTCAAAGTTGAATTAATGGGGGAGTTATATATTTGTGCCAAATTTACACCCTTTCCATAGACAGAAGAGGAACCTTTGAATGAAGGCCTAGTTCCTCAAACTGTGAACCAACCATTGGTATGCTCTGATTTTGAGTTGAGTTATTAAGCTATCTTAACTAACTCTATATGTTAATACTTTATGTACACGTGCACGTCCGTGCAACTTGCGTTTCAagacctataaaatgacatcgCATATAAAGGATAGTGAtcagtaaataaataaataccaaTGCATAACTAGAAATTATCATATCAAAAGAAAACCCCAATCTGGAAATGTTGGAGAAATAATGTTGTGAAGGAGCAGCCATTTGTTCAATCTTTTTGTAAGATAATAACAACATATGATGCAATCCGATTATGACAGTGTCTTTTGATTGTctctaattttttgaatttatttcaGTTATTTTGTTTGAGTCGATGTTCAATTCGGTTATGATAagatgcaaaataaaacaatcgACTATAATGTGAGGAGGTTGAATTGTATACTCATATTATTTCTTATTATTGTAGCTTTGAATTATATAGCTCACTTTATTTAGTATTTATCATGTATATAAGATCAATCGGTAGTTCTTCCTCGATATTTTTAGCTGAAAAATTAGTTGGTAACTTATTAAGTTTTGTTTAATTGATAAACGTAAATTTCATTACCAAATTTGTATGTTCATAACACAAAGTGATTTTTGAAAAATCAAGATACAAATTAAAATGCATGGTGCTCATTATAATTATTcttctcattttattatttgcaTATACGTTTCTGAATTTGTATAAAATTAGATATGTGAGTGAGTAGGTGCATTAAACAGGCTGCAAATTCAATCTCATTTCATTTGATCTTAACCATGGCGAAGAAGGCTGTTTTGATCGGGTGCAACTATCCCGGGACCAAGGCGGAGCTGAAAGGATGCATCAACGACGTGCGGCGGATGCACACTTGCCTCATCAACCGTTACGGCTTCTCCGACGACGACATCACCGTCCTCATCGACACCGAAGATTCCGCCAAGCAGCCCACCGGCCACAACATCCGCGCCGCCCTCTCCGATCTCGTTGACTCCGCCCGCCCCGGCGACTTCCTCTTCGTCCACTACAGCGGCCATGGCACCCGCCTCCCCGCCGAGACCGGCGAGCAGGACGACACCGGCTACGACGAGTGCATTGTCCCCACCGACATGAACCTCATTACCGGTTAGCTCACTTCATTTGATTTTCTGTGAATTCCGCGATTGGTTTCAATTTTTTGGTCGTCGATCCATATCAATCTGGTGTGTTGGTGTAGATTGTGGATCTGATTTTGTGATCCGATGCGATACATGATTGCTGTTGATTTTCTGCAAATTCCACGATTTATTTCAACGTTTTTTCGCTGTCGCTGCGTATGAATCTGGTGTGTTGGTGTAGATGCTGGATTTGGTTTGGAGATCTAATGCGATTCATGATTTGTTTGTGATAATCAGATGATGATTTCAGAGATTTGGTCGACAAAGTGCCGAGCGGTTGCCAGATCACGATCGTGTCGGATTCGTGCCACAGCGGAGGGCTGATTGATGAATCAAAGGAGCAGATCGGAGAGAGTCATAGGAAGAGtggggatgatgatgatgaagatgagaaGGAATCTGGAGGTTTCAGAAACTACCTGCGCAGGAAAGTTGGACTTGGCCAAAGCAAAGACaacgaggaagaggaagaagttgAAGGTGTGAAGAACAAATCTCTGCCGATCTCAACCCTGATCGAGTTGCTGAAGCAGAAAACTGGCAAGGAAGATATCGATGTGGGGAAGCTGCGGCCGACGCTCTTCGACGTGTTCGGGGAAGATGCAAGCCCCAAGGTGAAGAAGTTCATGAATTTCATATTTGGAAAAATCAAAGGTGGCAATGGTGAAGGAGGTGAAGGTGGAGGTGGAGGGTTTTTTGGAATGATGGGAGGGCTAGCTCAGCAGTTTCTGCAGCAGAAGCTTGAGAACAACGAGAGCTACGCGCAACCTGCGCTGGCAGCCCCTGTTGGGAGTAAGCAGGAGGCCTATGCCGGAGCAAGCAAGAAAGGACTGGCTGATACCAGCATTCTCATCAGCGGCTGCCAGACTAATCAGACATCGGCCGACGCCACTCCTTCCGGCGACGCCACTAAATCTTTTGGCGCTCTCAGTAACGCAATTCAGACGATTCTTGCTGAATCGGATGGTAGAGTGAGTAACCACGAGCTCGTCACGAAGGCGAGGGATCTTTTGCAGAAACAGGGCTACACTCAGCGTCCCGGATTATATTGCGGTGATCACCATGTTGATGCTCCTTTTGTTTGCTGATGGATTGTTCACAGCATTGTCGTTAGGTTTCTGTAACCCCAATTGCAATTGCATTGGTGGTGGCTGGTTTCAAGAATAAGAATCCAttattgtgatattttcaatAAGTAgtcaataatttaataaatggaGCAAAATGAATTTGTATTTGAGATGAGTTTTCTGAGAGTTACAATCTTCTTGTGTTTACCTATATTACATGAATGCTATTGATAATAATATACAAAAAACAGATATCCAATGGGCCTTAAAAATGGGATATTAACAATGTGAGGATAGTTGATTGCACCAAAAAGCTCAAAAATGTGGGCGTAGCTTTCACTGCCAATCCCATATGGCTGATGGCTTCGCCAAAGCACGTTAGAAGTCATAATCCTTGATCTTGGCAGCAAACGGTTTAGGCAGACGCCCCTCCAAAAAAAGTGGCAAAACAAGTCTCAGCCCTCCCAATCCTCACTCGTCGTCGTCGTCAATGTCGTGAACCCAAGCCAGATCTACCACAATAAAATCTCAATGACACAACAGTTCAAGACACAGATGAAATCTAGACGGCCACAaccacagagagagagagaccttgCAGAACTGTTGGAACAGCTGCATTTGGGATGAGCAACCCAACAATTCGTTGATTGTCAGAAGTGGTCTCTATACGCACAACCCGGATTCTTTTATGGCTTTGACGAGCCTGTCAAAAGGAATTACTATGTCAATTAAATAAATAGCTAATTAAACCAAGATTTCCAAAGCAGCGGGATGGATGAGACTGTTAGGCATAACAGATGTCGAGGACCTATATAAATTAGGATCACCACGAGGAAACATGTCCGTACAATTATTTCAATCATTTCATATGCTGGATTACAATATTGACCTAAGCATGTATAGTATACCAGGAAATCATGCATTATATAAAGCTAAAAAAACAATGGAGTAACCTGCTTGGAGAGTGCCTTCTCAACAGTGCCCCAAACAGGAAGAATGAGGCCACCCAAAACGTTCACTTCCTGTAGCCTTCTGCCTGTAGTGCAGAAGCTGCCCAATTTACAGTTGGGACCGTGCATGCACTGCATGTGAAAACTCAATAAGCTGTTGCAACTCTATTGTCAAAATACAATGGCATAACAGCTACCGTAGTGCCATAAGTAATTTTACAAATGAAGCATTTTCTATGTTAAACAGTTTTGTActgaaggttttttttttttttgggggggggggggggaggggggcaaggatataaaacaaatactatGAGATGGGGAGTGGTTTAGCAGCAACGATAAACTTACTACAACAAATTACAGCAGTTTGGTGCCCCTGCAAgttactattttttttggacatCCCAACATGGCAAagtgagactatttttcgtggacggagggagtacaaattaTTAACACAAGGTTACAGCAGTTTGGTGCCCTTGGAAGTTCCTATTATCTCATCTACTCTTATTTTCTCCCAGCAATTGATCCCGTTCACGTCGCATCAAATGTAGTTTCATTCTAGTAAGTATATGCGCTCATGTTTATAAATGAAGACttccattttatatttatatataaccATGTTGTCATGCCTCAACCGTAAaagaaaatagtagtatatCAAAGCTTTTCAAGTTTATTAAGTCAAAGTTAATGGGATAGTTACCTGCTTGGAAGAAACTTCatattcaccttcccagccagtACGCGCTTTCTCAAGAGCTGAAAgttttctatatttttcttttagttcTGTTAGTGTCATCTCCCTGGATATTGGAAGTGATCTCAGAAGCCTAGCAGAGATACTGATAAGGAAATCATGTGAAATTTGGGGTTGGAATGTCTATGCACCTGATAGACTCCCCAAGGTTTGGTCGGAAAATTTTGTACTCTCCAGAATCAGAGCTGAAATGAGGATAAC
This DNA window, taken from Salvia splendens isolate huo1 chromosome 18, SspV2, whole genome shotgun sequence, encodes the following:
- the LOC121777042 gene encoding metacaspase-4-like, with the translated sequence MAKKAVLIGCNYPGTKAELKGCINDVRRMHTCLINRYGFSDDDITVLIDTEDSAKQPTGHNIRAALSDLVDSARPGDFLFVHYSGHGTRLPAETGEQDDTGYDECIVPTDMNLITDDDFRDLVDKVPSGCQITIVSDSCHSGGLIDESKEQIGESHRKSGDDDDEDEKESGGFRNYLRRKVGLGQSKDNEEEEEVEGVKNKSLPISTLIELLKQKTGKEDIDVGKLRPTLFDVFGEDASPKVKKFMNFIFGKIKGGNGEGGEGGGGGFFGMMGGLAQQFLQQKLENNESYAQPALAAPVGSKQEAYAGASKKGLADTSILISGCQTNQTSADATPSGDATKSFGALSNAIQTILAESDGRVSNHELVTKARDLLQKQGYTQRPGLYCGDHHVDAPFVC